The Choristoneura fumiferana chromosome 10, NRCan_CFum_1, whole genome shotgun sequence genome has a segment encoding these proteins:
- the LOC141432080 gene encoding serine/arginine-rich splicing factor 7-like isoform X1 → MGEKTMSRYGDCKVYVGDLGNNASKPELEDAFSYYGPLRNVWVARNPPGFAFVEFEDPRDAEDAIRGLDGRTICGRRARVEMSNGSRGYGGRGPPPRSRLPPRPYDDRCYDCGDRGHYARDCTRRRRRSRSRSRRRTRSRSPRSGSRSRSRSRSRSRSKGRSMSRSRSRSPSKESKKSN, encoded by the exons ATGGGTGAAAAG ACAATGTCACGATACGGCGACTGTAAAGTCTACGTCGGCGACTTGGGCAACAACGCCAGTAAGCCGGAACTAGAAGACGCATTTTCATATTATGGGCCTCTGCGAAACGTTTGGGTAGCTAGAAACCCGCCCGGCTTTGCATTTGTAGAATTTGAAGATCCACGAGATGCAGAAGATGCG ATTCGCGGGTTAGATGGAAGAACAATTTGTGGTCGTCGAGCCCGAGTTGAAATGTCCAATGGTAGCCGTGGGTACGGAGGCCGAGGGCCGCCGCCCCGGTCCCGCTTGCCGCCGCGGCCCTATGATGACCGCTGCTATGATTGTGGTGACCGTGGACACTACGCTCGTGATTGCACTCGCCGTCGACGCCGCAG TCGGTCCAGGTCCCGTCGCCGCACGAGGTCGCGCTCGCCCCGCTCGGGTTCCCGCTCCCGCAGCCGCTCCCGCTCTCGCTCGCGCTCCAAGGGACGCTCGATGTCACGTTCTCGGTCAAGGTCACCATCCAAAGAGTCCAAGAAATCCAACTAA
- the LOC141432080 gene encoding serine/arginine-rich splicing factor 7-like isoform X2 has translation MSRYGDCKVYVGDLGNNASKPELEDAFSYYGPLRNVWVARNPPGFAFVEFEDPRDAEDAIRGLDGRTICGRRARVEMSNGSRGYGGRGPPPRSRLPPRPYDDRCYDCGDRGHYARDCTRRRRRSRSRSRRRTRSRSPRSGSRSRSRSRSRSRSKGRSMSRSRSRSPSKESKKSN, from the exons ATGTCACGATACGGCGACTGTAAAGTCTACGTCGGCGACTTGGGCAACAACGCCAGTAAGCCGGAACTAGAAGACGCATTTTCATATTATGGGCCTCTGCGAAACGTTTGGGTAGCTAGAAACCCGCCCGGCTTTGCATTTGTAGAATTTGAAGATCCACGAGATGCAGAAGATGCG ATTCGCGGGTTAGATGGAAGAACAATTTGTGGTCGTCGAGCCCGAGTTGAAATGTCCAATGGTAGCCGTGGGTACGGAGGCCGAGGGCCGCCGCCCCGGTCCCGCTTGCCGCCGCGGCCCTATGATGACCGCTGCTATGATTGTGGTGACCGTGGACACTACGCTCGTGATTGCACTCGCCGTCGACGCCGCAG TCGGTCCAGGTCCCGTCGCCGCACGAGGTCGCGCTCGCCCCGCTCGGGTTCCCGCTCCCGCAGCCGCTCCCGCTCTCGCTCGCGCTCCAAGGGACGCTCGATGTCACGTTCTCGGTCAAGGTCACCATCCAAAGAGTCCAAGAAATCCAACTAA